In Phormidium yuhuli AB48, one genomic interval encodes:
- a CDS encoding molybdopterin oxidoreductase family protein gives MTTPTKTLCPYCGVGCGLEVQPPALPGKATYRDDAGTPTWRVRGDRQHPSSRGRVCVKGATVAESLDKSRLKYPMMRDTLDEPFRQVSWDEALDRIANRIRSIRSAYGRHSICMYGSGQFQTEDYYIAQKLMKGCLGTNNFDANSRLCMSSAVAGYLQSFGSDGPPCCYDDLEQTDCAFLIGTNAAECHPIVFNRLREYHKKNRKVKLVVVDPRETSTAKAADLHLAIRPGTDIDLLHGIGHLLLRWQALDSLFIEDCTRGFPEYTQILESYPPELVARRCDIRLDELELAARYWAENERVLSMWSMGLNQSSEGTAKVRSLINLHLMTGSIGKPGAGPFSLTGQPNAMGGREAGGLAHLLPGYRTVKNPQHRAEVERHWQLPPGQIDAIPGLTAWDMILGLEAGQVQLLWVAATNPAVSMPDIERTKAALRRSPFTVYQDAYYPTETADYAHVLLPAAQWGEKTGTMTNSERVVTLCSKFRDAPGEARPDWEIFAEVGRRLGFETQFQFSDSAAVHREFVALTKSRTCDMSGITYDLLQKQTVQWPHPEGADEAEAGCYDKRLYEDLRFPTEDGRARFCAVHSRGLAEAPDPDYPFVLTTGRVYEHWHTQTRTGRIPKITKKHPHPFIEIHPRDAKKLEVLDGMWVMIRSRRGEGKFKAQVTKAIAPGTLFVPMHWGFLWADNSQANALTHPEACPDSRQPELKACAVQLSPLDGEVEASQAQASTSELSPIGATEG, from the coding sequence ATGACAACGCCGACAAAAACCCTTTGCCCCTATTGTGGTGTCGGCTGCGGCCTAGAAGTTCAACCGCCGGCCTTACCGGGGAAAGCCACCTATCGGGATGACGCCGGAACACCAACCTGGCGAGTTCGGGGCGATCGCCAACATCCCTCAAGTCGCGGTCGGGTTTGCGTTAAGGGTGCTACCGTTGCAGAATCCCTGGACAAAAGCCGGCTCAAATATCCCATGATGCGAGACACCCTGGATGAGCCATTTCGGCAGGTGAGTTGGGACGAGGCCCTTGATCGCATTGCCAACCGCATCCGCTCAATTCGCTCTGCCTATGGACGTCATAGCATTTGTATGTATGGCTCAGGCCAGTTCCAAACGGAGGATTATTACATCGCCCAAAAGCTGATGAAAGGCTGTTTGGGAACCAATAACTTCGATGCTAACTCTCGTCTTTGTATGTCCTCAGCGGTGGCAGGATATCTCCAGAGTTTTGGTTCCGATGGCCCTCCCTGTTGCTATGACGATTTGGAACAAACCGATTGCGCCTTTCTCATTGGCACTAATGCGGCGGAATGTCATCCCATCGTCTTTAACCGACTGCGGGAGTATCACAAGAAAAATCGCAAGGTGAAACTGGTCGTGGTTGACCCTCGGGAAACCTCCACTGCCAAAGCCGCCGATTTACATCTGGCTATTCGCCCCGGAACTGATATTGATTTGTTACATGGCATTGGCCATCTCCTGTTGCGTTGGCAAGCCTTGGACTCTCTGTTTATTGAGGATTGTACCCGTGGCTTTCCCGAATATACCCAAATCCTGGAGAGTTACCCCCCAGAATTAGTAGCCCGTCGTTGTGACATCCGTTTGGATGAATTGGAACTGGCGGCCCGCTATTGGGCGGAGAACGAGCGAGTCCTGTCGATGTGGTCTATGGGCTTAAATCAGTCTTCCGAGGGGACGGCCAAGGTGCGATCGCTCATTAACCTACATCTGATGACCGGTTCCATTGGCAAGCCGGGGGCAGGCCCTTTCTCCCTAACCGGACAACCCAATGCCATGGGAGGACGGGAAGCTGGGGGCTTAGCCCATCTCTTGCCTGGGTATCGGACCGTGAAAAATCCCCAACATCGGGCCGAGGTGGAACGCCATTGGCAACTTCCCCCCGGACAAATCGATGCTATCCCCGGCTTAACGGCTTGGGACATGATCCTGGGACTCGAAGCTGGCCAAGTGCAATTGCTTTGGGTGGCTGCAACCAATCCAGCCGTGAGTATGCCCGATATTGAACGGACTAAGGCTGCCCTACGACGCTCCCCCTTTACGGTCTATCAAGATGCCTATTACCCCACGGAAACCGCCGACTATGCCCATGTTCTCCTGCCGGCAGCCCAATGGGGGGAGAAAACGGGAACGATGACCAACTCAGAACGGGTGGTGACCCTCTGTTCAAAGTTCCGTGATGCCCCGGGGGAAGCTCGCCCCGATTGGGAAATCTTTGCCGAGGTGGGACGACGACTGGGGTTTGAAACGCAGTTCCAGTTCTCGGACTCAGCCGCTGTACATCGGGAATTCGTTGCCTTGACAAAATCACGTACCTGTGATATGTCGGGCATCACGTATGATCTGTTGCAAAAGCAGACCGTTCAATGGCCCCATCCCGAGGGAGCTGACGAGGCTGAGGCGGGGTGCTATGACAAACGACTCTATGAGGACTTGCGCTTTCCGACGGAGGATGGTCGGGCCCGCTTCTGTGCCGTCCATAGTCGGGGGTTGGCCGAGGCCCCTGACCCCGATTATCCCTTTGTCCTAACCACAGGACGGGTTTATGAACATTGGCATACCCAAACTCGCACCGGGCGCATTCCTAAAATTACCAAGAAGCATCCCCATCCGTTCATTGAGATTCATCCCCGAGATGCGAAGAAATTGGAAGTTCTCGATGGTATGTGGGTGATGATTCGATCGCGGCGGGGTGAGGGGAAATTTAAAGCCCAGGTGACGAAAGCGATCGCCCCGGGAACCCTGTTTGTCCCCATGCACTGGGGCTTCCTCTGGGCTGACAATTCCCAAGCCAACGCCCTAACCCATCCCGAAGCCTGTCCCGATTCCCGGCAACCGGAACTCAAAGCCTGTGCTGTTCAGTTATCTCCTCTCGACGGTGAGGTTGAGGCATCCCAGGCCCAAGCCTCCACCTCAGAATTGTCCCCGATCGGGGCTACAGAGGGTTAG
- a CDS encoding molybdenum cofactor guanylyltransferase → MSVNVKAVILSGGQSRRMGRDKSLVLWQGVPLLRRVYDVAAAVVGEVSIMTPWGDRYQEILPPGYHWFADEQPGEGPLVALQQVLRESNPAEVDWIWLLGCDLPSLNPEILQRWLENLENSTPEDLVAVARSPQGWEPLCGFYRPQVLPQLQNFIAQGGRSFQNWLDQVPHVQIPLGKAEEEMLYNCNSLFPSP, encoded by the coding sequence ATGTCTGTTAACGTAAAAGCCGTAATTTTGTCCGGGGGCCAGAGTCGCCGCATGGGCCGGGATAAGTCTCTCGTTTTGTGGCAGGGAGTCCCCTTGTTGCGGCGAGTGTATGACGTAGCAGCAGCGGTGGTCGGAGAGGTCAGCATCATGACCCCCTGGGGCGATCGCTATCAGGAGATTCTCCCCCCAGGGTATCACTGGTTTGCCGACGAACAGCCCGGAGAGGGTCCCTTAGTGGCCCTACAACAAGTTTTGCGGGAGTCGAACCCAGCCGAAGTGGATTGGATTTGGCTGTTAGGCTGTGATTTACCCTCTCTGAATCCCGAGATTTTGCAGCGATGGCTAGAGAACTTAGAGAACTCTACCCCTGAAGACTTGGTGGCCGTCGCGCGATCGCCCCAAGGTTGGGAACCCCTCTGTGGCTTCTACCGCCCCCAAGTCTTACCTCAATTACAAAACTTTATTGCCCAGGGAGGGCGATCGTTCCAAAATTGGCTGGATCAGGTTCCCCATGTACAAATCCCGTTAGGAAAAGCCGAAGAGGAGATGCTTTATAACTGTAATTCCCTGTTCCCTTCCCCCTAA
- a CDS encoding LysR family transcriptional regulator: MRLEQVEAFLAVVETGSFQKAARLCQVTQSTVSRQVQALETELGLPLLHRQAKATLTVAGDRFLPHASRICREWRNAVTEIRELAEGKQTELCVAAIHSACAQFLPPVLQQFCSRRPQVQLRVTSLGSDRALKVLRDGLVDVAIVMNNPRLTLSSEMVVRSLYTETVEVLMAAGHPLTEYEAIPWTALAEYPHVVFKDGYGMQRLVQNTFAQLGKQFYPALELNTLDAFRGMVRQGKMISILPKSALLDADDTLAVRPIAQDAGCHSLEREVVAVTTQDRLEIPPIAEFFQLVCDKVPPLVAKMFGDPAP; the protein is encoded by the coding sequence ATGCGATTAGAACAGGTGGAGGCCTTTTTAGCCGTTGTGGAAACGGGCAGTTTTCAAAAAGCTGCCCGTTTATGTCAGGTCACCCAATCCACGGTGAGTCGGCAGGTGCAGGCTTTGGAAACCGAGTTGGGGCTTCCCTTGTTACACCGTCAGGCTAAGGCCACCCTCACCGTGGCCGGCGATCGCTTTTTACCCCATGCCAGTCGTATCTGTCGCGAGTGGCGCAATGCGGTGACGGAGATTCGGGAACTTGCGGAAGGGAAACAGACGGAGTTATGTGTGGCGGCCATTCATTCAGCCTGCGCCCAGTTTTTACCCCCAGTTTTGCAGCAATTTTGTTCCCGTCGTCCTCAGGTGCAGTTACGGGTGACCTCCCTAGGGAGCGATCGCGCCCTTAAGGTGTTACGGGACGGCCTGGTGGATGTGGCTATTGTCATGAACAATCCCCGTCTAACCCTGAGTTCTGAGATGGTGGTGCGATCGCTTTATACGGAGACGGTGGAAGTCCTGATGGCGGCCGGACATCCCCTCACTGAGTATGAGGCAATTCCCTGGACTGCCTTGGCCGAGTACCCCCATGTGGTCTTCAAAGATGGCTATGGGATGCAACGCCTGGTGCAAAACACCTTTGCCCAATTAGGAAAACAGTTCTATCCCGCTCTAGAACTCAATACCCTCGATGCCTTTCGCGGCATGGTGCGTCAGGGGAAAATGATTTCGATTTTACCGAAATCTGCCCTCTTAGATGCCGATGACACCTTAGCGGTGCGGCCCATTGCCCAAGATGCCGGATGTCACTCCTTGGAACGGGAAGTGGTAGCCGTCACCACTCAGGATCGCCTAGAGATTCCCCCCATCGCTGAATTCTTCCAACTGGTCTGTGATAAAGTGCCACCCCTGGTGGCTAAGATGTTTGGCGACCCTGCCCCATGA
- a CDS encoding anthranilate phosphoribosyltransferase family protein codes for MALVTMSYNFRPFIQAVGSGPHTGKNLSREDAAQAMGMMLSSDATPAQIGAFLIAHRIQRPRGEELAGFLDACDRQAQKLPAIEELVTVLGCPYDGRSRTAPVTVITALGLAVDGVPCLTHGSGRMPTKYGMPLIDIWQGLGVDWTKLDRDRLSQSLRQHQLSFYYQPNFFPAAEQLVAYRDQLGKRPPIATMELMWTPYDGKVHLVCGFVHPPTEGLFQTALNLRQQTCFTTVKGLEGSCDLPRSRPAIIGQYGQAQGDNHNPEWERLHLHPIEYDLGGSDVSLESEPGYIEMLQQTIRGDNTPLTPAAIWNLGFYLWRCGVSGSLQQGLTTAEQNLSQGRLMAKVQELRHYVC; via the coding sequence ATGGCACTCGTGACCATGAGTTATAACTTTCGTCCCTTCATTCAAGCTGTGGGTAGCGGCCCCCACACCGGAAAAAATCTCAGTCGAGAAGACGCCGCCCAAGCTATGGGGATGATGCTGAGTTCAGACGCCACTCCCGCCCAAATCGGGGCCTTTTTAATTGCCCATCGTATCCAACGGCCCCGGGGTGAGGAACTGGCGGGGTTTTTAGATGCCTGCGATCGCCAGGCCCAGAAACTGCCAGCGATTGAGGAATTAGTCACGGTGTTAGGCTGTCCCTACGATGGGCGATCGCGCACCGCCCCCGTCACCGTCATCACCGCCCTCGGCTTAGCGGTAGACGGAGTCCCCTGTCTCACCCACGGTAGCGGCCGGATGCCCACAAAATATGGAATGCCCCTAATTGACATTTGGCAAGGATTAGGCGTTGATTGGACAAAACTCGACCGCGATCGCCTCAGCCAGAGTCTGCGTCAGCATCAACTCAGCTTCTACTACCAACCCAACTTCTTCCCCGCCGCCGAACAGCTAGTGGCCTATCGAGATCAACTGGGGAAACGTCCCCCCATTGCCACCATGGAACTCATGTGGACCCCCTATGACGGCAAGGTTCACCTCGTCTGCGGATTTGTCCATCCCCCCACCGAAGGCCTGTTTCAAACCGCCCTCAACTTACGCCAGCAGACCTGTTTTACCACCGTCAAAGGCTTAGAAGGCAGTTGTGACCTCCCCCGCAGCCGCCCTGCCATTATCGGTCAATATGGGCAAGCCCAAGGGGATAACCACAACCCCGAGTGGGAACGATTACATTTACACCCGATTGAATATGACTTAGGGGGGAGTGATGTTTCCTTAGAGTCAGAACCCGGCTATATCGAGATGTTGCAACAGACCATTAGGGGAGACAACACCCCGTTAACCCCAGCCGCCATCTGGAACTTAGGCTTTTATCTCTGGCGATGTGGCGTTAGCGGGAGTTTACAGCAAGGGTTAACCACGGCTGAACAGAATCTCAGTCAAGGGCGCTTGATGGCGAAAGTTCAGGAGTTACGTCATTATGTCTGTTAA
- a CDS encoding nitrate reductase associated protein — MPVTPTFFQFEADFVESLRCIPMQVRYKLDTCGVKLKLHHWHQLEDEERQGLVEMPCATIEQIADYRRHLRQWVRDRTGETPKDLALDPDPPWLGERVPGTVREKGRSLDVSISDRQWAALTPLQRFALIKLSRPSHENRNFYPALQEFGLV, encoded by the coding sequence ATGCCGGTAACCCCAACATTTTTTCAATTCGAGGCGGACTTTGTCGAGTCCCTGCGCTGTATCCCCATGCAAGTTCGCTATAAACTCGATACCTGTGGCGTGAAGCTCAAACTGCACCATTGGCATCAGTTAGAGGATGAAGAACGACAAGGGCTCGTAGAGATGCCCTGTGCAACCATCGAGCAGATCGCCGATTATCGACGACACTTGCGCCAATGGGTGCGCGATCGCACGGGGGAGACTCCCAAAGACCTGGCCCTGGACCCGGACCCTCCTTGGTTGGGGGAGCGGGTTCCAGGGACAGTGCGGGAGAAGGGGCGATCGCTTGATGTTAGCATCAGCGATCGCCAATGGGCGGCCCTGACTCCCCTGCAACGGTTCGCACTCATCAAACTCAGTCGCCCCAGTCACGAAAACCGTAATTTTTACCCCGCACTCCAAGAGTTCGGGCTAGTGTGA
- a CDS encoding iron uptake porin has translation MTHSILSAIGPIGGVTVLLGTALPLNSAPTTSGDPQQLAQVTSVSQLSDVQPTDWAFQALQSLVERYGCIAGYPDGTFRGNNFMTRYEFAAGLNACLDQIIALIDGGDAVDSGDLLTIRRLQEEFAAELSTLRGRTDRLEARTSELEANQFSTTSILQGEVAFVLADAWGGDGISSNSNDAQTIFASRGRLNLVTSFTGRDRLHTRLQFGNLGNGFADQINTNEGRFAFDGDTDNSLDLNRLHYVFPATDNLQVTIMANAGGHQFYSDTFNPGLEAGGGAGGALSRFGERNPIYRSGLGGVGLGLRQRLGDNLELSLGYVARGGNNPSEGAGLFNGNYSALGQLVVEPSDRFKFGLTYIHAYDVSQGRRFGFGGTGTQLSNLSPAALAASSSLSQDQLTTPVSSNHYGLEMLWDLSPQFRIGAWGGFTNARLIGLGDAEIWNYALTLSFPDLLLPGNFGALIVGSEPYLGGIDVPGTQNFQNETPLHIEGLYRLQVSENISITPGFIWLVNPNQNADNDGVFIGTLRTTFSF, from the coding sequence ATGACCCATTCCATCTTGAGCGCTATCGGCCCCATCGGAGGCGTAACCGTTCTCCTAGGAACCGCCCTGCCCCTAAACAGCGCCCCCACGACCTCTGGAGACCCCCAGCAGTTGGCCCAAGTCACCTCGGTGTCCCAGTTATCCGATGTCCAACCCACGGATTGGGCCTTCCAGGCCTTGCAATCCCTAGTGGAACGCTATGGTTGTATTGCCGGTTATCCCGATGGCACCTTTCGCGGCAACAATTTCATGACTCGCTACGAGTTCGCCGCCGGTTTAAACGCCTGTTTGGATCAGATTATTGCCCTCATTGACGGAGGTGATGCCGTTGACAGTGGAGACTTGTTAACCATTCGTCGCTTACAAGAGGAGTTTGCCGCCGAATTGTCCACCCTACGGGGACGGACCGATCGCCTTGAAGCCCGCACCTCAGAACTCGAAGCCAATCAGTTCTCCACCACCAGTATCCTGCAAGGGGAAGTGGCCTTTGTCTTGGCCGATGCTTGGGGAGGAGATGGCATCTCTAGCAATAGCAACGATGCCCAAACCATCTTTGCCAGTCGGGGACGACTGAACCTGGTCACCAGTTTCACCGGACGCGATCGCCTCCATACCCGCTTGCAATTCGGAAATCTAGGCAATGGCTTCGCTGACCAAATCAACACCAACGAAGGCCGATTTGCCTTTGACGGCGATACCGACAACAGCCTGGACTTAAATCGCTTGCACTATGTCTTCCCGGCCACGGACAATCTGCAAGTGACGATTATGGCCAACGCTGGCGGACACCAATTCTATAGTGACACCTTCAACCCCGGCTTAGAAGCCGGCGGGGGCGCTGGTGGGGCCTTATCCCGCTTTGGCGAACGCAACCCCATTTATCGCAGTGGCCTAGGGGGCGTTGGCCTCGGCTTGCGGCAACGTCTCGGCGACAACCTGGAACTGTCTCTGGGCTATGTCGCCCGGGGGGGCAACAATCCCAGCGAGGGGGCGGGCCTATTCAATGGCAACTATTCCGCCCTGGGGCAGTTGGTGGTGGAACCGAGCGATCGCTTCAAATTTGGCCTGACCTATATTCACGCCTATGACGTCTCCCAAGGACGGCGTTTTGGCTTTGGGGGAACCGGAACCCAACTCAGCAACCTCTCCCCCGCCGCCCTAGCCGCCAGTTCCAGTCTCTCCCAAGACCAACTGACAACGCCGGTTTCTAGTAACCACTATGGGCTAGAAATGCTGTGGGATCTCTCCCCTCAATTCCGCATTGGCGCTTGGGGGGGCTTCACGAATGCCCGCTTGATTGGTTTAGGGGATGCGGAAATCTGGAACTACGCCCTGACCCTCAGCTTCCCTGATTTACTACTCCCGGGGAACTTTGGGGCCTTGATTGTGGGATCAGAACCCTATCTGGGGGGGATTGATGTGCCGGGAACGCAAAACTTCCAAAATGAAACGCCCTTGCATATTGAGGGCCTCTATCGGCTACAAGTCTCCGAGAACATCTCCATCACCCCCGGCTTCATCTGGTTAGTGAATCCGAACCAAAATGCTGACAACGATGGCGTGTTTATTGGCACCCTACGGACCACCTTCTCCTTCTAG